From a single Anaerolineales bacterium genomic region:
- the guaA gene encoding glutamine-hydrolyzing GMP synthase: protein MNSIAILDFGSQYAQIIARRVREAQVYCELFPWDAPQEQILSIHPKGFILSGGPKSVYEENAPFIQKFILESGLPILGICYGMQAITHALGGKVDPSAQREYGHAEIQSLISTPLLSNISKVWMSHGDKVTQLPEGFEALAKSGNSPYAAMGDLKRKYFGVQFHPEVHHTPNGIELFKHFAADICGILPDWTPANIIEESVKRIREQVGDQRVLAAVSGGVDSSVAAALVHKAIGDQLVCVFVDTGLLRADEGTQVASAFRGGLGAELVTVNAADDFLGALKGVTDPEQKRRIVGEKFIRIFEREAKDLGQPKFLVQGTIYPDVVESSGPDRSKAAKIKSHHNVGGLPEDMEFELVEPLRYLFKDEVRLVGEALGLNEGLVWRQPFPGPGLTVRCLGECTPERVSRLRAADKILLEELSKAGFLGKGAQTSQAFVVLLPVRSVGVMGDQRTYQEAAAIRAVTTDDFMTADWARLPHDLLARVSSRIVNEVEGINRVVYDITSKPPATIEWE, encoded by the coding sequence ATGAACTCCATCGCCATTCTCGATTTTGGATCCCAGTACGCCCAGATCATCGCCCGCCGCGTGCGTGAGGCACAAGTCTATTGCGAGCTATTTCCGTGGGATGCGCCGCAGGAACAAATCCTTTCGATCCACCCGAAGGGATTTATTTTGTCAGGCGGACCCAAATCCGTTTACGAAGAGAACGCCCCTTTCATTCAAAAATTCATCCTCGAAAGCGGACTTCCCATTCTTGGCATTTGCTACGGCATGCAAGCCATCACCCACGCTCTCGGCGGCAAGGTGGATCCCTCCGCCCAGCGCGAATACGGTCACGCCGAAATCCAATCCCTAATTTCTACTCCTCTACTCTCGAATATCTCCAAAGTCTGGATGTCCCACGGCGACAAAGTCACTCAACTGCCCGAAGGTTTTGAAGCGCTCGCCAAAAGCGGCAACAGTCCCTACGCGGCGATGGGCGATCTCAAACGAAAATACTTCGGCGTGCAATTTCACCCCGAAGTGCATCATACCCCCAACGGCATCGAACTCTTCAAACATTTCGCAGCCGACATCTGCGGCATCCTGCCCGACTGGACGCCCGCCAACATCATCGAAGAAAGCGTCAAACGGATTCGCGAACAGGTTGGCGACCAGCGCGTGCTTGCGGCGGTTTCGGGCGGCGTGGATTCGTCTGTCGCGGCGGCGCTCGTCCACAAGGCGATAGGCGACCAACTCGTCTGCGTATTTGTGGATACGGGACTCCTGCGCGCGGATGAAGGCACGCAGGTCGCTTCGGCCTTTCGGGGCGGCTTGGGTGCTGAACTTGTGACCGTTAACGCCGCTGACGATTTTCTCGGCGCATTGAAGGGCGTCACCGACCCCGAGCAAAAGCGAAGAATCGTCGGTGAGAAATTCATCCGCATTTTCGAACGCGAAGCAAAGGATCTTGGTCAGCCGAAATTTTTGGTGCAGGGGACGATCTACCCTGATGTTGTGGAATCTTCCGGTCCTGATCGCAGCAAGGCGGCGAAGATCAAATCGCATCACAACGTGGGCGGCTTGCCCGAAGACATGGAATTTGAACTCGTCGAACCGCTGCGTTATCTATTCAAGGATGAAGTCCGCTTGGTGGGAGAAGCTCTCGGACTAAACGAGGGCTTGGTGTGGAGACAGCCGTTCCCGGGTCCGGGCTTGACCGTGCGCTGTCTCGGGGAGTGTACGCCCGAGCGTGTATCCCGTTTGCGGGCGGCGGACAAGATCCTGCTGGAAGAATTATCCAAAGCGGGTTTTCTGGGGAAGGGAGCGCAGACCTCGCAGGCATTCGTCGTGCTTCTGCCCGTGCGCTCGGTGGGCGTGATGGGCGATCAGCGGACGTATCAGGAAGCCGCCGCCATCCGCGCCGTGACGACCGACGATTTCATGACCGCCGATTGGGCGCGCCTGCCGCACGACCTGCTGGCGCGGGTGTCGAGCCGTATCGTCAACGAGGTGGAAGGAATCAACCGCGTGGTGTATGATATTACCAGCAAGCCGCCAGCGACAATTGAATGGGAGTGA
- a CDS encoding GGDEF domain-containing protein yields MEKLAEIITTQDVEKILETIHAMVAVVEKDGRLVSWNSAFASCKKRFPSTDNITDLFPDKDKLVLQRQLADGAQAEWVTEIPTNDADKTSLCDCVLFPAPHGRVIFIAERIESEPVLQESIERLSRQVRLFQVESEVSKKLAHNKQVELDAVVVQAKEVAQTDPLTYLYNRRAIVRELQDEVMRAERYGSLLSISIIDVDHFKAINDMYGHPVGDEVLRQMANHLREGIRSPDVIGRYGGEEFIIILPSSDAKAAAEQAARLCKQIGETTLQVKEHSIRITLSIGVAQLKIGEDTWDSLLKRADNAMYEAKEQGRGRWVVAE; encoded by the coding sequence ATGGAAAAGCTGGCGGAGATCATCACCACACAGGATGTGGAAAAAATACTTGAAACCATACATGCCATGGTGGCGGTCGTGGAAAAGGACGGCAGGCTGGTTTCATGGAATTCCGCTTTTGCTTCTTGCAAGAAACGCTTCCCGTCCACAGATAACATTACCGATTTATTCCCTGACAAAGACAAACTCGTCCTGCAGCGTCAATTAGCCGATGGGGCGCAGGCTGAATGGGTCACTGAGATTCCAACCAATGATGCCGACAAGACCTCGCTTTGCGATTGTGTATTATTCCCCGCCCCACATGGGCGGGTTATCTTTATCGCCGAACGGATCGAGTCGGAGCCTGTTCTGCAGGAAAGCATTGAACGGCTCAGCAGACAGGTCAGGCTGTTCCAGGTCGAAAGTGAAGTTTCAAAGAAACTGGCGCACAACAAACAGGTCGAATTGGATGCGGTCGTGGTACAGGCAAAAGAGGTCGCCCAGACCGATCCGCTGACCTATTTATACAACCGCCGCGCGATCGTCCGCGAACTTCAGGATGAGGTCATGCGCGCCGAGCGGTACGGCTCGCTTCTGTCCATTTCCATCATAGATGTGGATCACTTCAAAGCCATCAACGATATGTACGGTCACCCCGTCGGCGACGAAGTGCTGCGTCAAATGGCGAACCATTTGCGCGAGGGCATCCGAAGCCCGGACGTTATCGGACGGTATGGGGGCGAGGAGTTCATCATCATTCTGCCCAGTTCTGACGCAAAAGCCGCCGCGGAACAAGCCGCCCGCCTGTGCAAACAGATCGGCGAAACCACCCTGCAGGTCAAGGAACATTCCATCCGCATCACACTCAGCATTGGCGTAGCGCAGTTAAAGATCGGCGAGGATACGTGGGACAGCCTGCTCAAACGCGCGGATAATGCCATGTATGAGGCAAAGGAACAGGGGCGAGGACGCTGGGTCGTTGCAGAATGA
- a CDS encoding lipoyl(octanoyl) transferase, giving the protein MNIEIIDLGLIGYETAWKLQDEYAAEIAEGKRPPTLLLLEHPDVYTFGRRGNAANLLWNEDQLKEKGISTFWVDRGGDVTYHGPGQLVGYPLIPLMPIRPDGSSEESPDVDVDDKRPVRSDYVGYIRKLESVLIGALMQFGIASGQREGKTGVWIQADVHSRCVNCKPEDRKKPAKIAAIGVKVDARGVTRHGFALNVNPNMEYWNGIIACGLPEPVVSLADLLDPVPSMEDVKAKVIASFKSVFDEK; this is encoded by the coding sequence ATGAACATCGAAATCATTGATCTGGGTTTGATCGGATACGAAACCGCCTGGAAATTGCAGGATGAATACGCGGCGGAGATCGCGGAGGGGAAACGTCCGCCGACGCTTCTATTGCTCGAACATCCTGACGTTTACACCTTCGGCAGACGGGGCAATGCCGCCAACCTGCTTTGGAATGAAGATCAACTGAAAGAAAAAGGAATTTCCACCTTCTGGGTGGATCGCGGCGGGGATGTCACCTACCACGGACCGGGGCAGTTGGTGGGCTATCCGTTGATTCCGCTCATGCCTATAAGACCTGACGGGTCTTCCGAAGAATCCCCCGATGTGGATGTTGACGATAAAAGACCTGTCAGGTCTGACTATGTCGGCTACATCCGCAAATTGGAGTCCGTACTCATTGGCGCATTGATGCAGTTCGGCATTGCATCAGGTCAACGGGAGGGAAAGACCGGGGTGTGGATTCAGGCAGATGTCCATTCGCGATGCGTGAATTGCAAGCCTGAAGACAGGAAGAAGCCCGCCAAGATCGCCGCCATTGGCGTCAAGGTGGATGCGCGGGGCGTCACCCGTCATGGTTTCGCGTTGAATGTCAACCCGAATATGGAGTATTGGAACGGCATCATTGCATGCGGGCTGCCTGAGCCTGTGGTTTCATTGGCTGATTTGCTCGACCCCGTTCCTTCCATGGAGGATGTCAAAGCGAAGGTGATCGCTTCGTTCAAGAGTGTGTTCGACGAAAAATAA
- the xpt gene encoding xanthine phosphoribosyltransferase yields MNALQERILRDGKNLGNGILKVDSFVNHQVDPTLMDICGREFAKRFAGVGATKILTAEISGIAPALTTAIHMGLPVVYARKTKPITMPDQVYLTLAPSHTKGRMVELIVSPEYLANNEKVLIIDDFLASGQTILGLCRLAEASGSKIVGIGALIEKIFEGGRDALSSLGVPIESIACIKSMDDGKIEFVD; encoded by the coding sequence ATGAACGCGTTGCAGGAACGTATTTTACGGGATGGGAAAAACCTGGGGAATGGGATTCTCAAAGTGGATAGTTTCGTCAATCATCAAGTCGACCCAACCCTCATGGATATCTGTGGACGGGAGTTTGCAAAACGCTTTGCAGGTGTCGGAGCGACCAAAATCCTGACGGCTGAAATATCGGGCATTGCACCAGCACTGACCACTGCCATTCACATGGGGCTGCCTGTTGTCTATGCCCGCAAAACAAAACCCATTACCATGCCCGACCAGGTCTATCTTACGCTGGCACCCTCCCACACAAAGGGACGCATGGTCGAACTCATTGTCTCGCCGGAATATCTCGCCAACAACGAAAAAGTCCTCATCATTGACGACTTCCTCGCCAGCGGACAGACCATTTTAGGCTTATGCCGCCTCGCGGAAGCCTCTGGCTCCAAGATCGTTGGCATTGGCGCACTGATTGAAAAGATCTTCGAAGGCGGGCGTGATGCGCTTTCTTCCCTCGGCGTTCCCATCGAGTCCATTGCCTGCATCAAATCGATGGATGATGGGAAGATTGAATTCGTTGATTAA
- a CDS encoding SDR family NAD(P)-dependent oxidoreductase: MSDSLKIAPATPLNPRRRGIIVGASEGIGAALARKLAKEGYVLALLARQTEKLETLCAEINQSAGETRALVYTHDVSKYKEVPALLQKIVADLGGLDVFVFMAGVNYPPGGIEKYNFENDRKMVEVNLIGAMAWLSPVAEMFQSAKAGQIVGIGSVAGDRGRVGNPGYNTSKGGLAIYLEALRNRLTRHGVNVLTVKPGFVKTEMLKAAQGGTPFAIEPEKAADDIYKAMRKRRQTVYTHFIWTYIMLIIRHIPSFIFRRLSF; this comes from the coding sequence GTGTCTGACTCACTGAAAATTGCTCCCGCCACCCCGCTGAATCCACGCCGACGCGGAATCATCGTAGGAGCCTCCGAGGGGATCGGCGCCGCACTTGCCCGAAAACTTGCCAAAGAGGGATATGTCCTTGCCCTGCTAGCCCGTCAAACCGAAAAACTGGAAACCCTGTGCGCCGAGATCAACCAATCTGCTGGCGAAACGCGCGCGCTGGTATATACCCACGATGTCTCCAAGTACAAAGAAGTCCCCGCCCTGCTCCAGAAAATCGTCGCGGACCTCGGCGGACTGGACGTATTCGTCTTTATGGCGGGCGTCAACTATCCGCCCGGCGGCATCGAAAAATACAACTTTGAGAACGACCGAAAAATGGTCGAGGTCAATCTCATCGGCGCGATGGCATGGCTCAGCCCCGTGGCGGAGATGTTCCAAAGCGCCAAAGCGGGGCAGATCGTCGGCATCGGCTCTGTTGCCGGTGACCGCGGACGTGTCGGCAACCCCGGCTACAACACCTCCAAGGGTGGGCTTGCCATTTATCTCGAAGCGCTCCGCAACCGCCTCACCCGCCACGGCGTGAATGTGCTGACCGTCAAGCCGGGCTTCGTCAAAACCGAAATGCTCAAGGCGGCGCAAGGCGGAACTCCCTTTGCCATCGAACCTGAAAAAGCGGCGGACGATATTTACAAAGCCATGCGCAAACGCAGGCAAACGGTGTACACCCATTTCATCTGGACGTACATCATGCTGATCATCCGGCATATCCCGTCATTCATTTTCAGGCGGCTATCGTTCTAA
- the mutL gene encoding DNA mismatch repair endonuclease MutL, whose product MPIRLLSPEVSSQIAAGEVVERPASVVKELVENSLDAGAKNISISIADAGRMLIEVADDGHGISADELALAASRHATSKLVQSDDLFHIQTLGFRGEALASIGSVSRMIITSRVESAKEGARLSVDGGIAGKVEKVGAPVGTVVRVENLFYNVPARLKFLKTDTTERRAIDTLVTRYALAYPNVRFKVTDGKQVTLQTAGDGDRRAILAALYGVDVAKQMLEVMASEENLTLSGFISPVSLTRSNRREITFFINGRWVQEISLNSALLQAYHTLLMVGRYPLTALFLEMAPEDVDVNVHPTKAEVRFRSQDKVFSFVQRSVRKALLAYTPVPSISPQLWGARSRDEVPERQAGIDWTIAQDESLTMDGEPQSVETPEGQSPSTVGGQRSFETGVPLLRLIGQIGSTYLVAEGPDGLYLIDQHAAHERVLFEKLMAQHENRSIPSQALLAPEVVTLPPQSAKMIGEQLPFLNKFGFEVEEFGANTFQVRAMPILFSGGDPASALRALVEDFEEDESPLQAEVEARLAARVCKRLAVKAGQVLTSDEQRSLLNDLEACQSPRTCPHGRPTMIHLSVDTLERQFGRRGAR is encoded by the coding sequence ATGCCCATTCGATTGCTTTCCCCGGAAGTTTCATCGCAAATCGCCGCCGGTGAGGTGGTGGAGCGCCCCGCTTCAGTCGTAAAAGAGTTGGTTGAAAATTCTTTGGACGCGGGCGCGAAGAATATTTCAATTTCGATCGCGGATGCGGGACGGATGTTAATCGAAGTGGCGGATGACGGACACGGCATCTCCGCGGACGAATTGGCATTAGCCGCATCGCGTCATGCGACCTCGAAGCTGGTTCAGTCCGATGACCTGTTCCACATCCAGACCTTGGGATTTCGCGGCGAAGCGCTGGCTTCGATCGGTTCCGTCTCGCGCATGATCATCACTTCGCGCGTGGAGTCCGCGAAGGAAGGCGCGCGTCTGAGTGTGGATGGCGGTATTGCGGGGAAGGTCGAAAAGGTCGGCGCGCCGGTGGGAACGGTAGTGCGCGTGGAGAATCTTTTCTACAACGTGCCCGCGCGTTTGAAATTTTTGAAAACAGATACCACCGAACGCCGCGCGATTGACACGCTTGTCACACGCTATGCGCTGGCGTATCCGAATGTGCGATTCAAAGTGACCGATGGAAAGCAGGTCACGTTACAGACGGCGGGAGATGGCGATCGCCGCGCGATTTTGGCGGCACTGTACGGCGTGGATGTCGCCAAGCAGATGCTGGAAGTGATGGCTTCCGAAGAAAATCTCACATTATCGGGCTTCATCAGTCCCGTTTCGTTAACCCGCTCCAACCGCAGGGAAATTACTTTTTTCATCAATGGGCGCTGGGTGCAGGAAATTTCGCTCAACTCCGCGCTTTTACAGGCGTATCATACGCTCCTGATGGTGGGACGTTATCCGCTGACGGCATTGTTCCTTGAAATGGCTCCCGAAGATGTGGATGTGAACGTCCACCCGACAAAAGCCGAAGTGCGATTCCGCAGCCAGGATAAAGTGTTCAGTTTCGTCCAGCGTTCGGTGCGAAAGGCATTACTGGCGTACACGCCGGTCCCGTCCATTTCGCCGCAGTTATGGGGAGCGCGTTCGCGCGATGAAGTACCAGAGAGACAGGCGGGCATCGATTGGACGATAGCGCAAGATGAATCTTTGACGATGGACGGTGAACCGCAATCCGTAGAAACCCCGGAAGGACAATCACCATCCACGGTTGGCGGTCAACGGTCGTTTGAGACCGGCGTTCCGCTGCTTCGTCTCATTGGTCAGATCGGCTCGACATATCTGGTGGCAGAAGGACCTGATGGGTTGTATCTCATCGATCAACACGCCGCGCATGAACGGGTTCTGTTCGAGAAGTTGATGGCACAGCATGAGAACAGGAGCATCCCGTCGCAGGCATTGCTTGCGCCGGAAGTGGTGACGCTCCCGCCGCAGTCCGCGAAGATGATCGGGGAACAATTGCCTTTCCTGAACAAATTCGGCTTTGAAGTCGAGGAGTTCGGGGCGAATACGTTCCAAGTCCGCGCGATGCCGATATTATTTTCGGGCGGCGATCCCGCCTCGGCGCTGAGGGCGTTGGTGGAGGATTTTGAAGAGGACGAGAGTCCGCTTCAGGCGGAGGTCGAGGCGCGGCTTGCGGCAAGAGTCTGCAAGAGATTGGCGGTCAAAGCCGGGCAGGTGCTCACATCCGATGAGCAGAGAAGTTTGCTGAACGATCTTGAGGCGTGCCAATCGCCGCGGACATGTCCGCATGGCAGACCGACGATGATCCATCTATCGGTGGACACGCTGGAGCGTCAATTTGGGAGGCGCGGAGCGCGATAA
- a CDS encoding pyrimidine 5'-nucleotidase, translated as MRFTTIFFDLDDTLYPPGAGLWQAIKERMNLYMRDHMDIPKDEIPILREKYFREYGTTMRGLQANHNIDADEFLAFVHDLPLKDYLVPDPTLRSVIASLPTRNLIFTNADSAHARRVLTTLELADLFDTIVDVNAVAPYCKPMPKSFEIAMNVAGESDPSKCVMIDDIVRTTRAAKDAGLFSVLAHNSYVNGDADAHLLDWNELPAILERLH; from the coding sequence ATGCGATTTACCACGATTTTCTTCGATCTCGACGACACGTTGTATCCGCCCGGCGCGGGCTTGTGGCAGGCGATCAAGGAGCGCATGAACTTGTATATGCGCGACCACATGGACATCCCCAAAGACGAAATTCCGATCTTGCGCGAAAAATACTTTCGGGAATACGGGACCACCATGCGCGGCTTACAGGCAAATCACAACATCGATGCGGATGAATTTCTCGCCTTTGTGCATGACCTGCCCTTGAAGGATTACCTGGTTCCCGATCCGACTCTGCGCTCAGTCATCGCTTCGCTTCCGACCCGCAACCTGATCTTCACCAACGCGGACTCTGCCCATGCCCGAAGAGTGCTGACCACACTCGAACTCGCCGACCTTTTCGACACCATCGTGGACGTGAATGCCGTTGCGCCGTATTGCAAGCCGATGCCCAAGTCGTTCGAGATCGCCATGAACGTCGCGGGCGAAAGCGACCCGTCGAAATGCGTGATGATCGACGACATTGTCCGCACCACCCGCGCCGCAAAGGATGCGGGACTGTTCAGCGTTCTGGCGCACAATTCATATGTCAACGGCGATGCCGACGCGCATCTGCTGGACTGGAATGAATTGCCCGCCATTTTGGAACGTCTACATTAA
- a CDS encoding HIT domain-containing protein — protein MNSLIKKLLWFLSPLIGWIFAHMSFTIPVKRLRETSSLLAFHHPSPSYKFHVLIVPKRQVKTLAELDPSDTAFLTDLYSTAQSLVDEFNLKAYRLIVNGGEYQDFPHLHFHLISDL, from the coding sequence TTGAATTCGTTGATTAAGAAACTGCTCTGGTTTCTTTCCCCGCTCATCGGTTGGATATTTGCCCACATGAGTTTCACCATCCCGGTAAAGCGTCTCCGCGAGACCTCGAGCCTGCTTGCGTTTCATCATCCTTCACCTTCCTACAAGTTTCATGTACTGATCGTCCCCAAGCGGCAGGTGAAGACACTCGCGGAGCTCGACCCCAGCGATACCGCCTTTCTCACCGACCTATATTCCACCGCCCAAAGTCTCGTGGACGAATTCAACCTCAAGGCATACCGTCTCATTGTCAACGGCGGAGAGTATCAGGATTTTCCGCATTTGCATTTTCATCTCATATCAGATTTGTAG
- a CDS encoding FAD-binding oxidoreductase: MQTTFTQLENFGHSLRAPSYLVRPKTAEEIYSAFQRAKKEGITVTARGAGRSYNDAALNGGGIVLDMTGMDQITSWDPATGVVRCEPGVTLEKLWQTVEPEGWWPPVVSGTMKTTLGGCLGANIHGKNNFKMGTIGEHVTEFTAVLPTGAEVTCSPKKNKDLFYAMIGGYGMLGIFTSITLQMKRIHSGLLTVDAYPVQDLSRQLSSLYDGAPKYDYIVGWLDCTAKGSSLGRGQIHAANYVHEGEDPNPQESMKLKNQILPSRIFGVFPKGLLHYFMSPFMNNFGTWGINTAKYIASLRTHTFRQPHAAFHFLLDYVPDWELSYGKTGLIQYQSFMPKETAEAAWTEMLKTSHKNRLPSYLGVTKRHRPDPFLLTHAVDGFSLAMDFKVTNGNRAKLRAMLLEFDRIVLANGGRFYFAKNSETTAETALAFYGEETVKKFKKLKKRCDPNGLLESDLYRRIFG; encoded by the coding sequence ATGCAAACAACATTCACTCAACTCGAAAACTTCGGACATTCACTTCGTGCGCCCTCCTATCTCGTCCGCCCGAAAACCGCGGAGGAGATCTACTCCGCGTTCCAGCGCGCAAAGAAAGAGGGTATCACCGTCACTGCGCGTGGCGCAGGGCGCAGTTACAACGACGCCGCTCTCAACGGCGGCGGCATCGTGCTGGACATGACCGGCATGGACCAGATCACATCCTGGGATCCAGCCACCGGCGTAGTCCGATGCGAGCCGGGCGTCACGCTCGAAAAACTCTGGCAGACCGTCGAGCCCGAGGGCTGGTGGCCCCCCGTCGTCTCCGGCACCATGAAGACCACCCTGGGCGGCTGTCTCGGCGCGAACATCCACGGCAAAAATAATTTCAAAATGGGCACCATCGGCGAACACGTGACCGAGTTCACTGCCGTCCTGCCGACCGGCGCGGAGGTGACCTGCTCGCCCAAAAAGAACAAGGATCTGTTCTACGCGATGATCGGCGGCTACGGGATGCTTGGCATTTTCACGTCCATCACCTTGCAGATGAAACGCATCCACTCCGGACTTTTAACTGTGGATGCGTACCCCGTGCAGGATCTCAGCCGACAACTTTCCAGCCTGTATGACGGCGCGCCGAAATATGATTACATTGTCGGCTGGCTGGATTGCACGGCGAAAGGTTCTTCGCTCGGGCGTGGACAGATTCATGCCGCAAACTACGTGCACGAAGGCGAAGATCCGAATCCGCAGGAGAGCATGAAGTTGAAGAATCAGATTCTGCCTTCACGCATCTTTGGCGTTTTCCCGAAGGGACTTTTGCATTATTTCATGTCGCCGTTCATGAATAACTTTGGGACGTGGGGAATCAACACCGCGAAATACATTGCATCCCTGCGGACGCATACCTTCCGCCAGCCTCACGCGGCATTTCATTTCCTGCTGGATTATGTCCCTGATTGGGAATTATCATACGGGAAAACAGGCTTGATCCAGTATCAATCGTTCATGCCTAAGGAGACCGCTGAAGCTGCATGGACGGAGATGCTCAAAACATCACATAAGAACCGCCTGCCCTCATACCTCGGCGTGACCAAACGCCACCGCCCTGACCCATTCCTGCTCACCCACGCCGTAGACGGTTTTTCACTGGCGATGGATTTCAAAGTAACGAACGGCAACCGCGCCAAACTCCGCGCCATGTTGTTGGAATTCGATAGGATCGTCCTCGCCAACGGCGGGCGTTTCTACTTCGCCAAGAACAGCGAAACGACTGCGGAAACTGCGCTGGCGTTCTACGGCGAAGAAACTGTGAAGAAATTCAAGAAATTAAAGAAGCGCTGTGACCCGAACGGGTTGTTGGAATCGGATCTGTATAGAAGAATATTTGGATAA
- a CDS encoding S41 family peptidase — protein MNKTLKVILLILVVAVVALGSFAGGFITGHIMPFAGLSAFNPSTPSVSAPPTASPSQQSATPEELQTLFKPFWEAWNLVHENYVDQPVDDVALMRGAIKGMMEALGDEHSSYMSPEDYEQANAGLEGEYEGIGAYVDTTTTYLTITSPIPGSPAEKAGLLPGDQIVAIDGEDMTGTAAEVARLKVLGPAGSTVRLTIRREGENELLEFDIVRARITIASASGEMLDNDIAYVQVTTFGSRTTPELLATLKELMAQNPKGIILDLRNNGGGFLQTSVEVASQFMGEGVVLYEQYGDGSRDTFTVIPNGLATNSDIPMLVLVNEGSASASEIVAGALQDAGRAKLVGTLTYGKGSVQNWIPLSDNNGAVRVTIAKWLTPNEKTIHELGLTPDYPVEMTLEDRQAGRDPQLDRAIEILLGMIGQ, from the coding sequence GTGAATAAAACCTTAAAAGTAATCCTGCTCATCCTTGTCGTGGCTGTGGTCGCGCTTGGCTCGTTTGCAGGCGGATTTATAACTGGGCATATCATGCCATTCGCGGGTTTGTCCGCTTTCAACCCGTCAACACCCAGCGTTTCTGCGCCGCCCACGGCATCCCCGTCTCAACAGTCGGCAACGCCCGAGGAATTGCAGACCCTCTTCAAGCCGTTTTGGGAAGCGTGGAACCTTGTCCACGAGAATTATGTCGACCAGCCCGTAGATGATGTCGCGCTCATGCGCGGCGCGATCAAAGGCATGATGGAGGCGCTTGGCGACGAGCACTCTTCCTACATGAGCCCGGAGGATTACGAACAAGCCAACGCCGGACTTGAAGGTGAATACGAAGGTATCGGCGCTTATGTGGATACAACCACGACCTATCTGACCATCACCAGCCCCATCCCCGGTTCGCCTGCCGAAAAGGCTGGGCTTTTACCCGGCGACCAGATCGTCGCCATTGATGGTGAAGACATGACGGGTACTGCTGCCGAGGTCGCCCGCCTCAAAGTCCTCGGTCCTGCTGGGTCAACCGTTCGACTGACCATTCGGCGGGAGGGCGAAAATGAACTGCTTGAATTCGATATCGTCCGTGCACGGATCACCATCGCTTCTGCCAGCGGTGAAATGCTCGACAATGATATTGCTTATGTTCAGGTAACGACCTTCGGTTCCAGGACCACCCCGGAACTGCTTGCCACGCTCAAAGAGTTGATGGCGCAAAATCCCAAAGGCATCATCTTGGATCTGCGCAACAACGGCGGAGGCTTCCTGCAAACTTCCGTGGAGGTCGCTTCGCAGTTCATGGGAGAAGGCGTTGTATTGTATGAACAGTATGGCGACGGCTCCCGTGATACATTCACGGTCATCCCCAACGGGCTGGCGACCAATAGTGATATCCCCATGCTGGTATTGGTCAATGAAGGCTCCGCTTCTGCTTCGGAGATCGTGGCAGGCGCCTTACAGGATGCTGGGCGTGCCAAATTGGTCGGTACACTGACTTATGGAAAAGGCTCTGTCCAAAACTGGATTCCGCTGTCCGATAATAACGGAGCCGTGCGCGTAACGATTGCGAAGTGGCTTACCCCGAACGAAAAGACCATCCATGAACTTGGGCTTACCCCCGATTATCCGGTGGAAATGACGCTTGAAGACCGCCAGGCAGGCAGAGACCCTCAACTGGATCGTGCCATCGAGATCCTTCTTGGAATGATTGGACAATAA
- a CDS encoding zinc metallopeptidase — MFFDPLYLILMIPAFIVMAITSWYVKAAYRKWSRVASSSRLTGHDATRRLISSSGLYGVQIQGTHGELTDHYDPRNKTVYLSNGVATSPSVAALAISAHELGHAMQDAEDYFPMRLRGFMVPMVSVGSNLGWILILVGMLIGWTGLAWLGVIVFSGGALFALATLPVEFDASARAKRLLAQSGIIQSDAEMRGVNNVLNAAALTYVGGLLTAILQLLYFVLRVGGMSRD; from the coding sequence ATGTTCTTCGACCCACTGTACCTTATCCTCATGATCCCCGCCTTTATCGTCATGGCGATCACGTCATGGTACGTCAAGGCGGCATATAGAAAATGGAGCCGTGTCGCATCCTCCAGCCGTCTCACCGGCCATGATGCCACCCGCCGCCTCATCAGTTCGAGCGGCTTGTACGGCGTGCAGATCCAGGGCACGCACGGGGAACTCACCGACCACTACGACCCGCGCAACAAGACCGTGTATCTATCCAACGGCGTTGCGACCAGCCCCTCCGTCGCCGCGCTGGCGATCTCTGCGCATGAACTCGGTCACGCCATGCAGGATGCGGAAGATTACTTCCCGATGCGTCTGCGCGGCTTCATGGTGCCGATGGTCAGTGTCGGCTCCAATCTCGGCTGGATCCTGATTCTGGTCGGGATGCTCATCGGTTGGACGGGGTTGGCGTGGCTGGGCGTGATCGTCTTCTCCGGCGGCGCCTTGTTTGCGCTTGCCACCCTGCCCGTGGAATTTGACGCATCCGCCCGCGCGAAGCGCCTGCTTGCCCAAAGCGGCATCATCCAGTCTGACGCAGAGATGCGCGGTGTCAACAACGTCCTCAACGCCGCCGCGCTGACCTACGTAGGAGGTCTGCTCACTGCCATCCTGCAGTTGCTGTATTTTGTTCTCCGCGTTGGCGGCATGAGCCGCGACTAA